The genomic segment CCAAAGAAACCAACGATGAGTTGCGCTGGGCTGGGGCTACTAATTGAATAAAAGGGGAAACTCATGATCCCGACCCTGGTACACACATACCGTTTTTCTCAGGATCCTCTTACGCGTCTTCAGcttgtcttttattttactcATATAGATGTAGTTCAAGTCTGTAACAGAAACACCATTTGCTCTGAGTGTCATACAATCGCCAGTCCGAAACGAATGAATTTAACCAGACGTGATGGAGTTGGGAGATCCACTATTACCTGTATACGTGGGCCCATTCTTCAGTTTGGGTTCAGGAGGATCATCTGCGACAAGAGGCGGCGAGTGTCAGGACATCGGTTTAGATACCTTCCATTCAGTCTTATTAGACACTACCATTAATACACATAACTTACATGTTCCTGTGTACCAGCTCCAAAAGTCTTGCAGCGCAGAGGGGCCTTTCCTTTTCCTCTTTCCAGAATCGTCCAGACCCAGAGGAACCTTATAAAATATCCCTACAGCCAAACAACACACATTTAACACAGGCGTAGATTATACGGTGTGATTCAGTGACTAATACAACAGAGAGTGGCCTCACCCATTTTCAGAGGCCTGTCTTCTCCAACTGTTTCATAAAGGTCATGCAACTTCCATACGTTTGCCTGCatcacaaagacaaaaaaacaggcATTACATATAGCTTAAAAAGAAAGTTCCTTTTGAATAGAATAACATTTTTGTGCTTTGTCCGCTGTGTCTGGTTGTCCATACTGCCTGTGccctgtcctcctctgtcctctgtttcttcgTCTCCTTCTCAGAGATCGGCTGGactctcctctccctcagcATCCTCCCTTCACTGGGGGCCTGGGAGAGAACAACTAAAAATTAACCACCCTAGACACGGAAGTACGGTTCATCTGTATGTGATCGCCACTCCAACCTGGTGTCTGTCAACATGCTCCTCCAGTCCCTGgtccatctccatctccatgTCCTCTAGAGGCAGGAAGTTCTCTGCATTGTCATCGACGCCGTAATCACCGCCGTCATCACCGACAACGGGATCCTCTACCGTGAGCTCTGTGTCCACAGTAAGGAGATTAGCACCCAGCCAGAGCTAACAGATCCACGCTAAAGAACAGTTGATTCTGAGGCGAGGTGGACCTGGCAATGTAGCATTAAATTAAAGGCCTATTTCACACTGTTTTCCGCCTTAGCTTGATTCAGAGTTTGAGATTTTGCTTCACTAATGTATTCTTCTACTGTAGTTGGTTTCACATTGATCAAGGAACTAACATTAATTTACAAAAGCTTGACCGCCCTTTTTGAGGAAATTGCGGTAAACTCACTGCAGTTCCAAATAGGGGTTTAAGTGAATAGACCCAGATACTGTGATGTGGATATACTCTCTCCATCCATGTGCTTCTGTACCTTGGTGCTTTAACAGAGGGTTGGGGCACAAAGGTGTTTCAGACAGGACGTCCCTGAGAAAGTTGGACTGAGAAGCCAGGAAGAGGCGGATGATACCCAAGGCGCCCGGAGTGAACGTGTTCATCCTGTAGTCCTTACAGCTGCCCAGCACCTCTCCTTTAAGACTTTagcatataaacacacacatgcaaaaataTACTGATACTGATGCCAGACGAAGTTCAAATAAAAAGGCCTCTACATGGTGCAAGTCTGaccatattttattattctacagAAGTATTATTTGCATAGACGCTTTAAACTGTGTACTTAAAACCCACCTGATCAGAAGCagcttctgtttctcaaacgCCTCAGGAGGAATCAGAGACTCAGGAGGAAGAGGGGCCACATCAACATTCTAAAGAACGCACACGCAAGTCAGTGGTGGGCACGCATAGACACGCCCAAAACCGCTCAGAGCGACTACGCATTAAAAACACCAATCCAAGGGAAACCCACCACTGTCGCCTTATTCTTCATCTCCAACTGCAGCGAGACATTCGCTGTATCCTGGTCTAAGGAGTCGAActggggaaacaaaacaaacactcaAATCAGGAGATGACAGTGCCGGGTCAGAACTAAAGCCTGCTAAACACCCTCCACCGTCACAGCCCCCCAGACTCTACTCTCTTACCCGACCATCATCATTCGCATTGTTTGTTGCGGACCCATCCGTACCGTCCTCTCCTGGTGTCGCTGCTCGTTTATCTTTCCTGAAAAGTATATGTACAATTACAGTAGGCTTCCGCAGCTTTGCTGCCTGGGCCCCTAATTATTGTTGGAGCAATGGGAAAAGAGAGGAAGCAACAAAAAGAGTGACGGCTTGAGCGGTGCCGTGTGTTCAGTGAGAGACGCAGGGAACGTACTTCTTGTTTCTGTCGTTGATGTAGTCCAGAGTTTGGTACACCAGGTTGTAGAGATGTTCCACCTGAACCAAACAATTATTATGAGGGATCCCATTATGGCTTATGGACAACAGATCTTAACCGTAGTCTTGTTCGAATACTATGATACCAACCTAAAACATTCCTTTCTATCAAGCAACTTTCTCACCTTTTTGCTGTAAATGCACGCTGAGCCTTGAATGAGCAGCGCCGCCTCTGCAAAGTTCAGTGTAGTTTTGCCTCCGTCGAAGGAGATGCACATCTCATCCAGCTGCCAGATCCAAGTAAATACAGTATGGAAAAAGATAAGAATAACCACTAACCCAATAACACCTACCTTAATGCGCATTCAAAACAGAAAGGTGGTAATGTAAATGCTTTCTTGAAAGGTGGCATAAAGGTCAACAGACAATCTGAGCTAACCTGTTCTTGCCAATATTCtttgtataaattgttttcaactgaaaacatttcataGATTAACTTGCGAAGCTACCAATTCCTGTTTGGCACCGCTGAAGGCGGTTGTCACTTACGTAGCTGCCACACATCTACCCCACATCTTTGCcggaaataaacatttcaattcAGTCGCATGCAGAGTATAGGCACAATCCAAACATGCGTTCTGAGGATTTTTGCTCCACTGTTTTCTGCTCCCGTAAAGGCCTCGGTCATCTGCATGTTAACATTAGAACCTTGTTGCCTAAAATATACCAACGGAAAGTGTGGGTTCACAGTTCCAATCAAGATATGTCATTATGTACacgtggtaaaaaaaaaatatgttatggtGTCTTGAATGTTGTTAATActtttggttattttgttttcagacaGGACAGGTCCTCTACAGGTGGGAGAGTGGCAATCTTTACCAATTTACACCCTCAGTGTTCAGTTGTCTCCAAATCCTTCCCCAATCAATCTGATTTCATAGTCTTAAACATCAAGCTCTCAAATAACTTTTGGCCTACTATGCGTGTTATGGTCCTCCATTACACAGAATCCAACAAGgtatgaccccaaacacaccgaCAATGCTACTATCTCTGAAATAATCCTGCCAAATAACCCAGATAGCTGTAAGACTGGGGTTTTCTGGAATTACCTTAATGATCACAGTTTTATTGCTTGCTGTGAGCATAATAGCTGGTCAATAAAACAGACCGTTCTGATTCGTAATAGACGCTTGATGAGAAACGTCAATGAGTAAGCATAATATCCGTTCATCAATCTGTTCATCAATACTACCCACTCAATCCTACCTCCTCCAGGTAATCTGCCAACTCTGAGGCCACGTCAATGTCCCAATTTTTTGTCAGCTCCCGGATAGGCCGCAACAAATGGGCGAATCGAGTCTCTGCAGTGTCCATTGTtccctttaaaaacaaactgatgagATTTAAATCGGTGTGAGTTTTTAGAAAACCTTTAAGGAAATTCTACACATTGAATGCCCTCACAACAAGTGTCGTCACCCTAgggaaacaataaaaaaaaaatgaaaaaatataaaggtTCTGAAAAACTGTTAATTGCTTGATTCCTTAATAGACTTTGGTCCTCGCTTGTGGTATCTCCTCTTTGGCTCACCCCACAGGTTTTAAATGGGATTTATGTGAGGGAAAGTGATTTTAGGCATGACCATGGTTCTTTTTACCCCAAACCCATCTCTGGGGATTGTTGCCAATAAGTTCAATTTTAGTCAAACGGACCATAGAAccgccatggtcctcagtcggaaaagggtggcttgcccacttcaggttggtggagagtgcctgcctcaagtggaggagtttaagtatctaggggtcttgttcacgagtgagggaaggatggaacgggagattgacagaaggattggtgcagcttctgccgtaatgcggtcgatgtatcggtctgtcatggtgaagaaagagctgagtcgcaaggcgaagctctcgatttaccggtcaatctacgttcctaatctacgttcctactctcacctatggtcatgagctttgggtcatgaccgaaaggacaagatcccagatacaggcggctgaaattagctttctccgcagggtggctgggcgatcccttagagatagggtgaaaagcttggtcacccgggaggagctcagagtagagccgctgctcctccacatcgagaggggtcagctgaggtggcttgggcatctgttccggatgcctcctgaacgccttcccgggaaggtgttccgggcccgtcccaccgggaggagaccccggggaagacctaggacacgctggagggactatgtctcccggctggcctgggaatgcctcggtgtccccccggaagagctaaaggaagtgtctagggagagggaagtctgggcatctctgcttagactgctgcccccgcgacccagccccggataagcggaagaagatggatggaccaTAGAACCTGGTTCCAATCAGTTACAATGACATTTAGTAATTTCCAGGGACTTAAGTTTGTGGACTGGTGACAGCCGATGCTTTCTGCCTCCAACCAACCATTTTTGGCATGGAGTCAAATCGTAGTTTGATGTAAACAAGATGTGTTTTCTGATCTTTCCTATGTTGATGGATCACTAAGGGAGTTTAGCCTGGGTGTCACCTCATATGTAACGTGGGGACACAGAAAGCCTAGTCTAGCACAAAAAACCCCAAaacaagctcagtttctattgAACTTTAGCCCTAGACTAGGGTTAATTGTGTCCGCGAAACCGGACCATGATGTCACTGACGACCTATTAAGAGTTCCCAAAGTAAAATCggaatataaataaattaaatctgGTTCATATAGGGTTCATATAGACGTCCCGATACGTTTTTGCCTTGAACAATTTTCACCCGattaaaggttagattcatATTAAACGTTGAGCGTGAGATCAatcaaataaacacaatgaCATTTTCTCAGGCTTTTTTGATCAGATGACCTAGGGTGCCAATAGTTGTGGAGGAAACTGCAGATATTTACAAAGACAATGACATACATTTAGCAAACTACGGTAACTAGTTTACCATACGTCAATATATTTCACCACGAAGTAACGAACGTCAACGTAACTATTTATAATTACAGCATACCTGCGAACATTAGTTATCTGCTTGTACTGTCTACAGTAACTATACAGCCAGCTAGCAAAATGGGACAATACAAACGTACTTTAAAATCGTAGTTTTTCCAGGTAGCTACTAACTAGCTAGAAGGCATCGCAAATCAGACGAACTCACCAACTTTTGTCTAATCACCGGATACGTAGATTCACAAAATACGAAGGTGacccaaaaatgtaatgtttctggATAAACTTTGAATTCCTTTTCAAAAGAACCGCGCATCCGCCATATTCTATTTTAGCGCGAGTTTTTCTTCTTCGCTGACTGTTTCCAATCTGACCGAAGCGTCAACCGAGCCACCTCCTGGCGGGAGTAGCACAGACATAAGCGCTTAATAAGCCACTTGACGCTAGTCATGGTAGTATtttgtgcagcactaatttgtTCCAGAAAAAGTATAAACGATACAAATACGGTAGAAAAGTATGATAACTTAATTTTATATAGTCAATAAACAAGAAAGCTACCCCGGCCTCGCCGTAGCTGTTTAGCTGTATGTATCCTTACATTATCAGAATTCTGCTTTTTTATTGTTAACGGCCTCAGCTAGTTTTGTAGTACATAGTATCAATCAATGTAGCGCACAAAGTATGTGATAAAACGCGTTTCCGTCGAAAAACGTAATTACTGGATATAATCAGCAGATGGCGATGTTGGGTAGCTTTTGTCCACAAACACTTTATATTGTAACAGTTAATTGTTATCTTTGGACTGTGTTTAAAGTACTATTCTGTATCCTCTTACATTATTAGACTTTTACCGTAGACATTTTGTACTCTTAAATTAATAATctataaacaaatatttcaaatggatttgtttgtaaatattCTGAAACGTACAGTCATTGTATGCATTATGTGGTGCAGGACAGTGGtcatttatatcatatttaGGAAATGTAACCGTTATAGGAACTTAAAATGCCACTCctaccatgtgtttgtattgtagatCTTTCAGAACAtgtcccaggtaagatggctgCCAAATTGCTCCATTCTGATTTATAGAGGCTCTATGACGTCTCATTACTGTTATATCTATGGGGCTAACCATTAAAAAACAACCTGCAGTTCACCCTTCTCACCGAAAGATGGACCACTTGGATTTTATATCTGACCAGCAATCGCTGATAGCTTCTTCCCTGAAAGACGGACAACTTTGGTTTTATTTCTTGAAGTCAGTCCTGAAATCGTGCGAACTATTCTGTAGAGAACGGATAATATTAATTCGAATTCTTCTTCGTAGACTCAGGCctcaaattattttctcaaattaTTTTACTCTTAGAATGGGAGACAGATACCCtggtggttagagcatctgcgGCGGCAGTTCCCGGTGAGTaagccgtgtgtgtgttgttcttcAGCAATATTGTTAACTGTAATTGCTCTGGATGAGAACATCTGCAAAATGATTCTTATCAAATGGCTGTAATAGAACGTCAGTATCTTTTTCTACGTTTTTTATTTGAGTAACTTTGTTTCTCCACAATTGAAATTAGAAGTCTATTTCAAATACTTTCATGATTTTAAACGATTCAGTGTGTCTAGGTTAGGTGTCTCTGTCTGaattcacaaaaacattcaatCAATTAAGGAATTCAATTACATGCTTCATCTATTCAGTTACAGTTAACACACTTAAAACATCTTGAAGTAAACGCtaaagattttttatggaaataCCAAAAACTCTAAAAATATCAGGAAGACAAATATGGTTGTTATGCCAACAGCCTTCAGCCGTATATgtcttatatgtgtaaatgtgttccACTGAGTGGCTACATGTTATTGCATAGGTGTAATTCACAAAACGTTATTagatttttattacatttaagtgCTATCCAAGTAGTTGGAACCAAggatttatgtttattttcgTTTATAGATGGggtgctttatttattttcctgtcccttctaaaaataattattttaatacctCATTATCAGTTGTTCTCAAACTGTTTTGGCCAGTGAGCCACAACTGTGGCTATGAGAATGTCAAGCAGCCcacacataaataaataaataaccttACTAGTAATTACTTTGAAATGCCAGGTCTTTTTGGACTCCATTCCTTCCACAGCAGGTTTGGTAGAGTCAAATTAGGAATAGTTTTCACCAGCATATTCTCCAGCAAACCACGACTGATATTCCGGTTGCTCGAGCCACCACAAGTAGTCTCTAAAGCACAACAAGACAAAGCAAACCCATCCACCCTGGGCAGTGCTGGACCAATTTGCATCTCCTTTCATGGGACCCCTGGGCATGATTGGTTGCCACAACCAAGATTTGCACTCCTGGCTGCAATGATGCTGTTGCATTGCAAGGCAATGTCTTAGCAGTGTGCACCACTCACTGGACCCAAATCAAACATACTAACagtttaataaatacatttcatattttatattgGGGAATAAATGTGGTTGTGTTTAGGAAGGTCTAGGGCAGGGATGGGCAACTTGGATGGTGGTGGGGGTCACAGAATTTATGTACTGGTCATCAGGGGCCCGCAGATTAacttagaacacacacacacatccatgtactgtatgtaattaTTAACCCTTATACGCTATAGgttttttggctgttttcactaCGATATTTTGGCTTGTACAGAAACTTCTGTAATTGGTATAATCACTCTCAGCTACACTCTCAGAAAGACATCACAACAGCTTGCTGAGACCctgaaattactgttttatatGTAAACATGAAAAAATGATTTCAAGTCTATTTCATGGTTTGTTTCCAGCATATATTTTGTTTCCAACAAatttaaggttaaacatgatatatatttttatattttctttgtgtaTATATCcttttactgttttctaaattcaTCTGAGGGCTGCACAAAGAGGGGATTGCCCATGCCTGGTCTAGCGTATTGATAAAATACACCAAAATATTGCAGCGCATTGGTCCATCAGTGTCTCACACCTGCCGAGCGAGGCCCCAAAGGTTCAGCACTGGCTACGAAGGTTCAGGACCCTGGAGAGGAGGCGCTGGGACAGGGTGAGAAAATGGCAGAACTAAGAGAGCATACGCCCGCAAAAAGTGGCAAAGAGACAAAACATTTGAGAGGCAGGTGGGAGGTCCAGCTTCACCCCTTCATCTGTCCCTCAAGGGAGGACTAGGACCTGCTCTGAAATGATGAGCTCCTCTGACCTGCACAAATCCATTCGAGGAGCAGGTAGCCCTGGGACCCTATAAACCTTCGCAAGATGGTTGATCTCATGGAACAAGGAGCCCCCACTGGCAGTCAAGTGTGCTGGGCCCACCCGGGCAGTATGGCCCGTGACCTATTGAGGGTGGGTTGGCCGTATCAACGAGCCTGTGTCTCGGGAAAAGTCCATGCCAACTGATCTGGGGAGCCAACTGCCAAAATCCAATGCGTGGTTGGCCAGTTGCGCCATCTGCTACCAGGCTTGTTCCTCCATGCTGACATGCTGGTTCCCGTTCCCCACAGTTAAGTAAAGGACTCTCCAAGAACCTTTTGTTTTAAGAGTGCAGTTTGACATTAAAGGGAATATGCATCATATTTACCAGCATGCCCTATTGCAGTGTGAATTTtagaatatttgttttaatatctgTGTTTTGCATGTACTTATTGGTTATTTTATTACATACTCAtgaatataaatgtgtttttatagatattattttcaaaactaATCCAACCAGTTTTATCTATGCAATGTATGTTCCAGTTTTGATGATTTAGTTAGTATCAATGAACATTCTTCCCAACCTTGGCAGTCATTGTGATATCCTTACTGGTTGCATTCCAACATAAATAACACTTAATCTTGCTAGCCAGTAGAATGACTGTAGGCCTGATTTGTTCTGTAaaccaatagtttttttttatcattgtgTTTAGGCCCTCAACTTGTATGACTTTAACATGTAAGTCTAATAAGAC from the Esox lucius isolate fEsoLuc1 chromosome 23, fEsoLuc1.pri, whole genome shotgun sequence genome contains:
- the ncaph2 gene encoding condensin-2 complex subunit H2 isoform X2; this encodes MDTAETRFAHLLRPIRELTKNWDIDVASELADYLEELDEMCISFDGGKTTLNFAEAALLIQGSACIYSKKVEHLYNLVYQTLDYINDRNKKKDKRAATPGEDGTDGSATNNANDDGRFDSLDQDTANVSLQLEMKNKATVNVDVAPLPPESLIPPEAFEKQKLLLISLKGEVLGSCKDYRMNTFTPGALGIIRLFLASQSNFLRDVLSETPLCPNPLLKHQELTVEDPVVGDDGGDYGVDDNAENFLPLEDMEMEMDQGLEEHVDRHQAPSEGRMLRERRVQPISEKETKKQRTEEDRAQAANVWKLHDLYETVGEDRPLKMGIFYKVPLGLDDSGKRKRKGPSALQDFWSWYTGTYDPPEPKLKNGPTYTDLNYIYMSKIKDKLKTRKRILRKTGVFVSDEELRRTYLQLDERDDGGGEEVDDLRHHDPPGLHGDLSDNEHEPLTDEAPADFLGGQDFIPGADMEGLTYEDLVKKSVEQFLVNAQSYAQETALSKRVKEWEDKIRPELIYQEERPAFDIHDYGDRIVEALSSVGHRRSFASVVNGMDNFEACKYMLASLQLANDYTVEIDRREGLEESIDTMGLTLLNKHRANQRFKNAPVASQATSDPI
- the ncaph2 gene encoding condensin-2 complex subunit H2 isoform X1, which gives rise to MRGSFEKEFKVYPETLHFWVTFVFCESTYPVIRQKLGTMDTAETRFAHLLRPIRELTKNWDIDVASELADYLEELDEMCISFDGGKTTLNFAEAALLIQGSACIYSKKVEHLYNLVYQTLDYINDRNKKKDKRAATPGEDGTDGSATNNANDDGRFDSLDQDTANVSLQLEMKNKATVNVDVAPLPPESLIPPEAFEKQKLLLISLKGEVLGSCKDYRMNTFTPGALGIIRLFLASQSNFLRDVLSETPLCPNPLLKHQELTVEDPVVGDDGGDYGVDDNAENFLPLEDMEMEMDQGLEEHVDRHQAPSEGRMLRERRVQPISEKETKKQRTEEDRAQAANVWKLHDLYETVGEDRPLKMGIFYKVPLGLDDSGKRKRKGPSALQDFWSWYTGTYDPPEPKLKNGPTYTDLNYIYMSKIKDKLKTRKRILRKTGVFVSDEELRRTYLQLDERDDGGGEEVDDLRHHDPPGLHGDLSDNEHEPLTDEAPADFLGGQDFIPGADMEGLTYEDLVKKSVEQFLVNAQSYAQETALSKRVKEWEDKIRPELIYQEERPAFDIHDYGDRIVEALSSVGHRRSFASVVNGMDNFEACKYMLASLQLANDYTVEIDRREGLEESIDTMGLTLLNKHRANQRFKNAPVASQATSDPI